Proteins encoded in a region of the Cupriavidus pauculus genome:
- a CDS encoding homoserine dehydrogenase: protein MNPIKVGLLGIGTVGSGTFNVLKRNQEEIRRRAGRGIEIAMVADLNTERAKELTGGEVEVVNDANLVVAHPDIDIVVELIGGYGIARELVLKAIENGKHVVTANKALLAVHGNEIFEAARRKGVIVAFEAAVAGGIPIIKALREGLTANRIQWIAGIINGTTNFILSEMREKGLDFDVVLKEAQQLGYAEADPTFDIEGVDAAHKVTLMSAIAFGMPVQFDKAHVEGITKLSAVDIRYAEELGYRIKLLGITRRREEGVELRVHPTLVPASRLIANVEGAMNAVLVQADAVGTTLYYGKGAGAEPTASAVIADLVDVTRLHTADPNHRVPHLAFQPDELSTVPVLPIEEVTSSYYLRMRVSDETGVLAEITRILAEAGISIDAMLQKESRVGEPQTDIIILTHLTREKQINAAIARIESLATVLSPVTRLRMEELN, encoded by the coding sequence ATGAATCCCATCAAAGTAGGCCTGCTCGGCATCGGTACCGTCGGTAGCGGCACGTTCAACGTGCTCAAGCGCAATCAGGAAGAAATTCGTCGCCGCGCAGGCCGCGGCATCGAGATTGCGATGGTGGCGGACCTCAACACCGAGCGCGCGAAGGAGCTGACCGGTGGGGAAGTGGAGGTCGTGAACGACGCGAACCTCGTGGTCGCGCATCCGGACATCGATATCGTCGTCGAGCTGATCGGCGGTTACGGCATCGCGCGCGAGCTCGTGCTCAAGGCGATCGAGAACGGCAAGCACGTGGTCACCGCCAACAAGGCGCTGCTGGCCGTGCATGGCAACGAGATCTTCGAAGCCGCGCGCCGCAAGGGTGTGATCGTTGCGTTCGAGGCTGCGGTGGCGGGCGGTATCCCCATCATCAAGGCGCTGCGCGAGGGCCTGACGGCCAACCGCATCCAGTGGATCGCCGGCATCATCAACGGCACCACGAACTTCATCCTCTCGGAAATGCGCGAGAAGGGCCTGGACTTCGACGTCGTGCTCAAGGAAGCGCAGCAGCTCGGCTATGCCGAAGCCGATCCGACGTTCGACATCGAGGGCGTGGACGCCGCGCACAAGGTCACGCTGATGAGCGCGATCGCGTTCGGCATGCCCGTGCAGTTCGACAAGGCGCACGTGGAAGGCATCACGAAGCTGTCGGCCGTCGATATCCGCTATGCCGAGGAACTCGGCTACCGCATCAAGCTGCTCGGTATCACGCGCCGCCGCGAAGAGGGCGTGGAGCTGCGCGTGCATCCGACGCTGGTGCCGGCCTCGCGCCTGATCGCCAACGTGGAGGGCGCGATGAACGCCGTGCTCGTGCAGGCCGATGCCGTGGGCACGACGCTGTACTACGGCAAGGGTGCCGGCGCCGAGCCGACCGCCTCGGCCGTGATTGCCGACCTCGTGGACGTGACGCGCCTGCACACGGCCGATCCGAATCATCGCGTGCCGCACCTCGCATTCCAGCCCGACGAGCTGTCGACGGTGCCCGTGCTGCCGATCGAGGAAGTCACGAGCTCGTACTATCTGCGCATGCGCGTGTCCGACGAGACCGGCGTGCTGGCCGAGATCACGCGTATCCTGGCGGAAGCGGGGATCTCGATCGACGCCATGCTGCAGAAGGAATCGCGCGTGGGCGAGCCGCAGACCGACATCATCATCCTTACGCACCTGACGCGGGAGAAGCAGATCAATGCGGCCATCGCGCGCATCGAGTCGCTGGCCACCGTGCTGTCTCCGGTGACGCGCCTGCGCATGGAAGAACTGAACTGA
- the glp gene encoding gephyrin-like molybdotransferase Glp, translated as MLTLVQALDALMAGARQIADTETIDTLTANGRVLAAPVTSALRVPPADNTAMDGYAVRAADVTAAGVRLPVSQRIPAGHVGTELAPGTAARIFTGGLIPPGADAVIMQEQCEADGDGVVIRHVPRAGEWVRRAGEDIEAGSVILPAGTRLTPQAVGLAASVGQATLDVTRRVRVAVFFTGDELAMPGEPLKPGAIYNSNRYTLRGLLENLGCEVTDFGIVPDTLAATRDTLRRAADGHDVIITSGGVSVGDEDHVRPAVQAEGRLDLWQIAIKPGKPLAFGAVGETFFLGLPGNPVSSFVTFLLFVRPFLLRMQGVQDVAMRRLPLRADFDLPKGDRRNEFLRARLNAEGGLELFPNQSSGVLTSTVWGEGLIDNPPDHPIRRGDVVPFIPFQGLLD; from the coding sequence ATGCTCACGCTGGTGCAGGCGCTCGACGCGCTGATGGCCGGCGCGAGGCAGATTGCCGATACCGAGACCATCGACACGCTGACGGCCAATGGCCGTGTGCTGGCGGCGCCCGTGACGAGCGCGCTGCGTGTGCCGCCGGCCGACAATACCGCGATGGATGGCTACGCCGTGCGCGCTGCCGACGTGACCGCCGCCGGTGTCCGGTTGCCCGTGTCGCAGCGCATTCCGGCGGGCCACGTGGGTACGGAACTCGCACCCGGTACCGCCGCGCGTATCTTCACCGGCGGACTGATTCCGCCCGGCGCCGATGCCGTCATCATGCAGGAGCAATGCGAGGCCGACGGCGATGGCGTCGTGATTCGCCATGTGCCGCGCGCGGGAGAATGGGTGCGCCGCGCGGGCGAGGATATCGAGGCCGGTAGCGTGATCCTGCCGGCAGGCACGCGGCTGACGCCGCAGGCCGTCGGTCTGGCGGCCTCTGTCGGGCAGGCGACGCTCGACGTCACGCGCCGCGTGCGCGTGGCGGTGTTCTTTACCGGCGACGAACTCGCAATGCCGGGCGAGCCGCTGAAGCCCGGCGCGATCTACAACTCCAACCGCTACACGCTGCGCGGCCTGCTCGAAAACCTCGGGTGCGAGGTGACCGACTTCGGCATCGTGCCCGATACGCTCGCGGCCACGCGCGACACGCTGCGCCGCGCGGCCGACGGCCACGACGTGATCATCACGTCCGGCGGCGTGTCGGTCGGCGACGAAGACCACGTGCGTCCGGCCGTGCAGGCGGAAGGGCGCCTCGACCTCTGGCAGATCGCGATCAAGCCGGGCAAGCCGCTGGCATTCGGTGCCGTGGGCGAGACGTTCTTCCTCGGGCTGCCGGGCAACCCCGTGTCGAGCTTCGTGACGTTCTTGCTGTTCGTGCGGCCGTTCCTGCTGCGCATGCAGGGCGTGCAGGACGTGGCCATGCGCCGCCTGCCGCTGCGCGCGGACTTCGACCTGCCGAAGGGCGACCGCCGCAACGAATTCCTGCGCGCGCGCCTCAATGCCGAGGGCGGACTCGAGCTGTTCCCGAACCAGAGCTCGGGCGTGCTGACGTCCACGGTATGGGGCGAAGGGCTGATCGACAATCCGCCCGACCATCCGATCCGGCGCGGCGACGTCGTGCCGTTCATTCCCTTCCAGGGTCTGCTGGACTGA
- the thrC gene encoding threonine synthase, with product MNYQSTRGHDVPQTFSEILLGGLAPDGGLYLPKQYPQVTADELEAWRKLPYADLAYEVLRKFCDDIPEDDLRALTRKTYTASVYSNARAGDNTADITPLRTLGEEGGTKLQLLGLSNGPTLAFKDMAMQLLGNLFEYALGRAGKELNILGATSGDTGSAAEYAMRGKRGIRVFMLSPHRKMSAFQTAQMFSLQDPNIFNLAVEGVFDDCQDIVKAVSNDLDYKARQRIGTVNSINWARVVAQVVYYFKGWLLATTGPGQKVSFSVPSGNFGNVCAGHIARMMGLPIDKLVVATNENDVLDEFFRTGTYRVRKSAETYHTSSPSMDISKASNFERFVFDLLGQDAGKLAALFRDVDTKGGFDLSGTPEFARIREFGFVSGRSTHDDRLATIRGVSERYGITIDTHTADGVKVAREHLAPGVPMVVLETALPAKFAETIREALGHEPERPPAFEGIEALPQRFEVMPNDASKVKAYIAGHTGL from the coding sequence ATGAACTATCAGTCGACGCGCGGCCACGATGTGCCGCAAACGTTCTCAGAGATCCTCCTGGGCGGCCTTGCGCCGGACGGCGGGCTCTATCTGCCGAAGCAATATCCGCAGGTCACCGCCGACGAACTCGAAGCGTGGCGCAAGCTGCCGTACGCCGATCTGGCCTACGAGGTGCTGCGCAAGTTCTGCGACGACATTCCGGAAGACGACCTGCGCGCGCTGACGCGCAAGACCTACACCGCCAGCGTGTACAGCAATGCGCGCGCGGGCGACAACACCGCCGATATCACGCCGCTGCGCACGCTCGGCGAGGAAGGCGGCACGAAGCTGCAGCTGCTGGGGCTGTCCAACGGGCCGACGCTCGCGTTCAAGGACATGGCGATGCAGCTGCTGGGCAACCTGTTCGAGTACGCGCTCGGCCGGGCCGGCAAGGAACTGAATATCCTCGGCGCGACGTCGGGCGATACCGGCAGCGCGGCCGAGTATGCGATGCGCGGCAAGCGCGGCATCCGCGTGTTCATGCTGAGCCCGCATCGCAAGATGAGCGCGTTCCAGACCGCGCAGATGTTCAGCCTGCAGGACCCGAACATCTTCAACCTCGCGGTGGAAGGCGTGTTCGACGATTGCCAGGACATCGTGAAGGCAGTGTCGAACGACCTCGACTACAAGGCGCGCCAGCGTATCGGCACGGTCAACTCGATCAACTGGGCGCGGGTCGTGGCGCAGGTGGTCTATTACTTCAAGGGCTGGCTGCTCGCGACCACGGGGCCGGGGCAGAAGGTCTCGTTCTCCGTGCCGTCGGGCAACTTCGGCAATGTATGCGCGGGGCATATCGCGCGCATGATGGGGTTGCCGATCGACAAGCTCGTGGTGGCGACCAACGAGAACGACGTGCTGGACGAATTCTTCCGTACGGGCACGTATCGCGTGCGCAAGTCGGCGGAGACGTATCACACGTCGAGCCCGAGCATGGATATCTCGAAGGCTTCGAACTTCGAGCGCTTCGTGTTCGATCTGCTCGGCCAGGACGCGGGCAAGCTCGCGGCGCTGTTCCGCGACGTGGATACCAAGGGTGGGTTCGATCTGTCGGGCACGCCCGAGTTCGCGCGGATTCGCGAGTTCGGGTTCGTGTCGGGGCGCAGCACGCACGACGACCGTCTGGCGACGATTCGCGGGGTCAGCGAGCGCTATGGCATCACGATCGATACGCATACGGCGGATGGCGTGAAGGTGGCGCGCGAGCATCTGGCGCCGGGGGTGCCGATGGTGGTGCTGGAGACGGCGCTGCCGGCCAAGTTCGCGGAAACGATCCGCGAGGCACTGGGCCACGAGCCGGAACGCCCGCCCGCGTTCGAGGGAATCGAGGCGCTGCCGCAGCGGTTCGAGGTGATGCCGAACGATGCGTCGAAGGTGAAGGCTTATATCGCTGGACATACGGGGCTGTAA